The Parabacteroides sp. AD58 genome includes a window with the following:
- a CDS encoding YebC/PmpR family DNA-binding transcriptional regulator, with amino-acid sequence MGRAFEFRKARKFKRWGNMARVFTKLGKEITICAKQGGPEPENNPRLRVLMQTAKKENMPKENVERAIKRAVSKDFTDYKEMNYEGYGPYGIAIFVETATDNTTRTVANVRSYFNKCGGSLGTSGSLEFLFTHKCVFHIVKPENVSLDDLELELIDFGVDELDVDDESNEVILYGEFAQNAAIQKYLEENGYEITSSEFVRIPNDLKEVTPEQRETIEKLIEKLEEDDDVQNVFHNMKEDDSKEE; translated from the coding sequence ATGGGAAGAGCGTTTGAGTTCCGTAAAGCAAGAAAGTTTAAACGTTGGGGCAACATGGCCCGTGTATTTACAAAACTGGGTAAGGAAATCACTATTTGTGCTAAGCAAGGTGGTCCGGAACCGGAAAACAATCCGCGTTTGCGTGTCTTGATGCAGACAGCCAAGAAGGAAAACATGCCGAAGGAAAACGTGGAAAGAGCCATCAAGCGTGCTGTATCAAAAGACTTCACCGATTATAAGGAAATGAATTACGAAGGTTACGGTCCTTACGGTATCGCTATCTTCGTTGAAACAGCTACCGACAACACAACGCGTACGGTAGCCAATGTACGCAGCTACTTCAATAAATGTGGTGGTTCTTTGGGAACAAGCGGTAGCTTGGAATTCTTGTTCACGCACAAATGTGTGTTCCATATCGTAAAGCCGGAAAATGTTTCTTTGGATGACTTGGAACTGGAATTGATCGACTTCGGTGTTGATGAACTGGATGTAGACGACGAAAGCAATGAAGTGATTCTGTATGGCGAGTTTGCCCAGAATGCAGCTATCCAGAAGTATTTGGAAGAAAACGGATATGAAATCACAAGTAGTGAGTTTGTCCGTATCCCGAATGATTTGAAGGAAGTAACTCCAGAACAGCGTGAAACGATCGAAAAGCTGATCGAAAAGCTGGAAGAAGACGACGACGTACAGAATGTTTTCCACAACATGAAGGAAGACGACAGCAAGGAAGAATAA
- a CDS encoding multidrug effflux MFS transporter: MAKKNSKLFLLVFLGMLTAFGPFVTDMYLPTLPAMSHFFNTTSSFIQLGLTTSMIGLAVGQLLFGPLSDKYGRRLPLISALSLFLLSTIGCIYSQNIMQFVGWRLIQGMAGAGGIVISRSIAADKYSGKELAKMLAIIGAINGIAPVAAPIVGGTMADITGWQGIFWVLFLIGILLLSGSIHFNDTLPAAQRGKTKWVDVYHGLITVLHNRSYVGYILQNGFAQSVLFANISSAPFIMQQHYGFSPLMFSICFGINAVAIGIAAASAAKFKHPEQALYTGSAGMLLASLCLLIAFYSDCSFWIYETLLIALLLMLGLTFTASNALAMDSARANAGIASALLGALGFAFGGLVSPLVGLGNILISTGLVFVIGSLGSLICTLRALNRKFTLAKTFRTAKS, translated from the coding sequence ATGGCAAAAAAGAATTCAAAATTATTTCTCCTTGTTTTTCTGGGAATGCTTACGGCCTTCGGTCCTTTCGTGACAGATATGTATTTACCGACATTGCCGGCCATGTCCCACTTTTTTAATACGACTTCATCGTTTATCCAACTCGGTTTGACAACCAGTATGATCGGACTGGCCGTCGGACAGTTATTGTTCGGTCCGCTAAGCGATAAATACGGCAGACGACTACCGCTTATCAGCGCATTGAGTTTATTTCTTCTATCGACAATCGGCTGCATTTATTCTCAAAACATCATGCAGTTTGTTGGCTGGAGACTTATTCAGGGAATGGCCGGAGCCGGAGGCATCGTCATCTCCCGTTCAATCGCTGCCGATAAATACAGTGGAAAAGAATTGGCCAAAATGCTGGCTATCATCGGTGCCATCAACGGAATAGCTCCGGTTGCTGCTCCTATCGTAGGCGGTACAATGGCAGATATAACCGGTTGGCAGGGAATCTTCTGGGTTTTGTTCCTGATCGGTATCCTGCTGCTCAGCGGAAGTATCCATTTTAATGACACCTTACCAGCGGCACAACGGGGAAAGACAAAGTGGGTTGATGTTTACCACGGATTAATTACAGTTCTACACAATCGTAGTTATGTCGGCTACATCCTGCAAAACGGATTTGCCCAAAGTGTCCTGTTCGCCAATATATCTTCTGCCCCATTCATCATGCAACAGCACTATGGCTTTTCACCTTTGATGTTCAGTATCTGTTTTGGGATCAATGCTGTAGCAATTGGTATTGCAGCCGCTTCGGCCGCCAAATTCAAGCATCCAGAACAAGCCTTGTACACCGGAAGCGCAGGCATGCTACTGGCTTCTCTGTGTTTACTCATCGCCTTTTATTCAGACTGCAGTTTTTGGATATACGAAACTTTACTTATTGCCCTGTTGCTTATGTTAGGTTTGACCTTTACTGCCTCTAATGCTTTGGCAATGGATAGCGCGCGGGCAAATGCCGGTATTGCTTCTGCCCTGCTGGGTGCATTAGGTTTTGCTTTTGGTGGACTGGTTTCTCCGCTGGTCGGCCTGGGAAATATTCTGATTTCAACCGGACTTGTATTTGTAATAGGCTCTTTAGGTTCTTTGATCTGTACACTACGGGCATTGAACCGGAAATTTACCTTGGCAAAGACATTCAGAACAGCCAAATCTTAA
- a CDS encoding MFS transporter, with amino-acid sequence MNEQLAYPKERIRYAVLSFFLAQGLCFSSWASRIPDVKAMFDVYDVFYWGLVLFLIPVGKFVAIPLAGFLVSRLGSRVMVQASVFGYALSLFLIGAVSSIYALGVCLFFFGVFWNLCDISLNTQGIVIERLFGRTIMASFHGGWSLAACLGAVMGFFMIVGGVPPFIHFTVSAVLILLVILCGRRYLQDDRVRQFEEVEVKEEKGQKEMPALLSFIRKPELILIQFGLAGLFGLIVESAMFDWSGLYFESVLQVPKSLQIGFLVFMVMMTVGRFLANWAYGRLGKQRVLQLAGAFIFVGFFVSALLGGVFENMALKVLVNSLGFMLVGLGISCVVPTIYSLVGAKSHTPVGIALTILSSISFVGSLVAPILIGAISKAFDLEYAYLVVGVLGLCLFLMTTYCKAFREK; translated from the coding sequence ATGAATGAACAGTTGGCATATCCGAAAGAACGAATCCGCTATGCGGTCTTGTCGTTCTTTCTGGCACAAGGATTATGCTTTTCGAGTTGGGCCAGCCGGATTCCGGATGTGAAGGCAATGTTTGATGTGTATGATGTATTTTATTGGGGATTAGTGCTATTCTTGATTCCGGTGGGTAAGTTCGTGGCTATTCCTTTAGCCGGCTTTCTGGTTTCTCGTCTGGGCAGTCGGGTTATGGTGCAGGCGAGCGTGTTCGGATATGCTCTGTCGTTGTTCTTGATCGGTGCTGTCTCTTCTATTTATGCATTGGGCGTGTGCCTTTTCTTCTTTGGTGTCTTCTGGAATTTATGTGATATATCGCTCAATACGCAAGGTATCGTGATTGAGCGCCTGTTTGGGCGGACCATTATGGCTTCGTTTCATGGAGGCTGGAGCTTGGCTGCCTGTCTGGGTGCTGTCATGGGATTCTTTATGATCGTGGGCGGCGTTCCTCCTTTTATACATTTCACAGTTTCAGCTGTGCTGATTTTATTGGTCATCCTTTGCGGCAGACGGTATTTGCAGGACGACCGCGTCCGTCAGTTTGAAGAAGTGGAAGTCAAGGAAGAAAAGGGGCAGAAGGAAATGCCGGCCTTGTTGAGCTTTATCCGCAAACCGGAACTGATCCTGATCCAGTTTGGTCTGGCTGGTCTGTTTGGTCTGATTGTGGAAAGTGCCATGTTCGACTGGAGCGGTCTCTACTTCGAGTCGGTGCTGCAAGTGCCTAAATCGCTGCAGATCGGGTTTCTTGTATTCATGGTGATGATGACGGTCGGCCGTTTTCTGGCTAACTGGGCTTATGGGCGGTTAGGTAAACAGCGGGTTTTGCAACTGGCAGGCGCTTTTATCTTTGTTGGTTTCTTCGTCTCCGCTCTTTTAGGTGGCGTATTTGAGAATATGGCGCTTAAAGTTCTGGTCAATTCATTGGGATTTATGCTGGTCGGACTTGGAATTTCGTGTGTCGTGCCTACGATTTATAGCCTGGTAGGAGCGAAGTCGCATACACCGGTCGGCATAGCTTTGACGATTCTTTCCAGCATCAGTTTTGTCGGCTCATTGGTCGCTCCGATATTGATTGGTGCGATATCAAAGGCCTTCGATCTGGAATATGCGTATCTGGTTGTCGGAGTATTGGGGCTTTGCCTCTTCCTGATGACTACTTATTGTAAAGCCTTCCGCGAGAAATAA
- a CDS encoding sensor histidine kinase gives MENKTEKIITNNRIPFSQRLFWSIFFIFLGFTGCVLIFQYQRETEFAQEKLDTVLKTYNYQIHYRIQHEKGQETDSIIHSFLDEIPQKDIRVTVINPEGDVLFDNSGNDIFENHNDRSEVHNARLTKKSFAIRKSKTTGKRYFYSASNINNYIYRTAIPYDPYVKGILAINKDFIYFMGLMVVIFLFVLSKFTLSIGQTISKLRDFARNIRDVKQDDEEYVFPNDELGDISKLIITLYHKQQKAKNELAVEREKIIKHFQYSREGFAMFTDDGQEILSNILYIQFANLISDNPIHTAEEVLDLEELTPIRNFLEEHKGTDHKRVLRETITIDKGGKIFLVECMMFLNNSYEISINDISRQEEESRMKRQLTQNIAHELKTPVSSIQGYLETIINNPDLPADKWKFFIERCYSQSTRLTVLLQDISVLNRMDEAGSMFDLTDININQLVQEIEHECAQKMEEKHISCQIDLPANATIHGNHSLLYSIFRNLFDNSIAYAGENITISLTCYKEDEKFYYFNFSDNGIGVEEEHINRIFERFYRVDKGRSRKLGGTGLGLSIVKNAVLFHKGQISAKSQKGKGISFLFTLKKHI, from the coding sequence ATGGAAAATAAAACAGAAAAAATTATAACCAACAATCGGATTCCATTCAGCCAACGATTGTTCTGGTCTATCTTCTTTATCTTTCTTGGTTTTACGGGTTGTGTACTGATCTTTCAGTATCAGCGGGAAACCGAATTTGCCCAGGAAAAACTGGATACTGTCTTAAAGACGTACAATTATCAGATTCATTACCGCATCCAGCACGAAAAAGGTCAGGAAACGGATAGCATCATCCATAGTTTTCTCGACGAAATCCCGCAAAAAGATATCCGTGTGACGGTGATCAACCCGGAAGGAGACGTCTTGTTCGACAACAGTGGAAACGATATCTTCGAAAATCATAACGACCGAAGCGAAGTGCATAACGCGCGGCTCACTAAAAAGAGCTTTGCCATCCGCAAATCGAAGACGACGGGAAAGAGATACTTCTACTCGGCTTCCAACATCAACAATTATATCTACCGGACGGCCATTCCGTATGATCCGTATGTGAAAGGAATCTTGGCTATCAACAAGGACTTCATCTATTTCATGGGGCTGATGGTTGTGATCTTCCTCTTCGTGTTGTCTAAATTTACCTTGAGTATCGGACAAACCATCTCCAAATTAAGGGATTTTGCCCGTAATATCCGGGATGTGAAGCAGGATGATGAAGAATATGTCTTCCCGAACGACGAGCTGGGTGATATTTCCAAACTAATCATTACCCTGTATCATAAACAGCAGAAGGCAAAGAATGAACTGGCTGTCGAACGAGAAAAGATCATCAAGCACTTCCAGTATTCACGGGAAGGATTCGCCATGTTTACCGACGACGGACAGGAAATCCTGTCGAACATCCTGTACATCCAGTTTGCCAATCTCATCTCTGATAATCCTATTCATACGGCTGAAGAGGTATTGGACCTGGAAGAACTCACGCCGATCCGCAATTTCCTGGAAGAACACAAAGGTACCGATCATAAACGGGTGCTGCGGGAAACGATAACCATCGACAAGGGCGGAAAGATTTTCCTGGTTGAATGTATGATGTTCCTCAACAACAGTTATGAAATCTCTATCAATGATATTTCCCGCCAGGAGGAAGAAAGCCGGATGAAAAGGCAACTGACGCAGAACATCGCACACGAGCTGAAAACGCCGGTCAGCAGTATTCAGGGATATCTGGAAACAATCATCAACAATCCGGATCTGCCGGCCGACAAATGGAAGTTCTTCATCGAGCGCTGTTATTCGCAAAGTACCCGACTGACGGTTCTGCTGCAGGATATTTCTGTCTTGAACCGGATGGATGAAGCCGGATCCATGTTTGATCTGACCGACATCAATATCAATCAGCTGGTACAAGAAATCGAGCATGAATGCGCTCAGAAGATGGAAGAAAAGCATATTTCCTGCCAGATCGACCTGCCGGCGAATGCCACGATTCATGGAAATCATTCGCTCCTCTACTCTATCTTCCGGAATCTGTTTGATAATTCCATCGCCTATGCCGGCGAGAATATTACCATCAGCCTGACCTGTTATAAAGAGGACGAGAAATTCTATTATTTCAACTTCTCGGACAACGGTATCGGAGTGGAAGAAGAACATATCAACCGCATCTTCGAACGCTTCTATCGGGTCGATAAAGGCCGTAGCCGCAAACTGGGAGGAACCGGACTGGGTCTTTCGATCGTTAAGAATGCCGTCCTCTTCCACAAAGGACAGATTTCGGCCAAGAGCCAGAAAGGAAAAGGCATCAGTTTCTTATTTACCCTGAAGAAACATATCTAA
- the pheT gene encoding phenylalanine--tRNA ligase subunit beta encodes MNISYNWLKEYLDFDLQPEEVAAALTSIGLETGSVEEVQTIKGGLEGLVIGEVLTCEAHPNSDHLHVTTVNVGSGEPLQIVCGASNVAAGQKVVVAVPGTKLYDGDKEFTIKRSKLRGVESNGMICAEDEIGVGTDHSGIIVLPADTVVGTPAKEYYNIKSDYVLEVDITPNRVDATSHFGVARDLAAYLKQNGKPAALKRPSVDAFRIDDPTPGVQVEVVNTEACLRYSGVTIKGVTVKESPEWLQNKLRTIGLRPINNVVDITNYILHGMGQPLHSFDADKIKGGKVIVKSAEEGQKFVTLDGVERTLTARDLMICNTEEPMCIAGVFGGLESGVTEHTTDVFLESATFHPTWIRKSARRFGLNTDASFRYERGLDPNVTIYILKYAALLVKELAGGTITGDIQDVYPTVFNPYKVDITYDKINSLTGKVIPVETVKSILDSLEMKITNETAEGLSLEVPVYRIDVQRDVDVIEDILRIYGYNNIEFSDHVKSNLSYQTPTDHSYKMQNLISEQLCGCGFNEILNNSLTRSAYYDKLTTYPADHCVMVMNPLSADLNCMRQTLLFGGLESIEHNIKRKKGNIRFYEFGNCYDYNKANKKEDQILSEFSEDYRLALWLCGNRVENNWAHPNEKSSVYELKAYVENVLVRLGVNLKKVVVANLTSDIYDAALSYTTQSGKLLGTMGIVSHKICKAMDIDTEVYFAEFSWNLLMKETKKNKVTYSDLSKFPAVKRDLALLLDKSVQFAEIQKIAQDSERKLLKEVTLFDVYEGKNLPAGKKSYAVSFYLQDETKTLNDKQIDAIMKKIQTNLEQKLGAQLR; translated from the coding sequence ATGAACATATCTTACAACTGGCTGAAAGAATATCTTGATTTCGATTTACAGCCCGAAGAAGTAGCTGCCGCCCTGACTTCCATTGGTCTGGAAACGGGCAGCGTTGAAGAAGTACAGACCATCAAAGGTGGTTTGGAAGGTTTGGTAATCGGCGAAGTACTTACCTGCGAAGCACATCCTAATTCAGATCATTTACATGTTACTACAGTCAATGTAGGTAGTGGCGAACCCTTGCAGATTGTCTGCGGTGCCTCGAATGTTGCTGCCGGACAGAAAGTTGTCGTAGCAGTTCCGGGGACGAAGCTGTATGATGGTGATAAGGAGTTTACGATCAAACGCTCCAAACTGCGCGGAGTTGAGTCGAACGGTATGATTTGTGCGGAAGATGAAATCGGTGTGGGTACGGATCATTCGGGCATTATTGTATTACCGGCTGATACAGTTGTAGGAACTCCTGCTAAAGAATACTATAATATAAAGAGCGATTATGTGCTGGAAGTAGACATCACACCGAACCGTGTGGATGCGACTTCTCATTTCGGCGTGGCTCGTGACCTGGCTGCTTATCTGAAGCAAAACGGGAAACCGGCAGCTTTGAAGCGTCCTTCGGTTGATGCTTTCCGGATTGACGATCCAACGCCGGGCGTTCAGGTTGAAGTCGTAAATACAGAGGCTTGCCTGCGTTATTCAGGAGTGACCATTAAAGGTGTTACCGTAAAGGAAAGTCCGGAATGGCTGCAAAACAAACTGCGTACCATCGGTCTGCGTCCAATCAATAATGTCGTAGATATCACCAATTATATCTTGCACGGCATGGGACAGCCGCTGCATTCTTTCGATGCAGACAAGATAAAAGGAGGCAAAGTAATCGTTAAATCGGCCGAAGAAGGACAGAAGTTCGTTACACTGGATGGCGTAGAACGTACCTTGACAGCCCGCGACCTGATGATCTGCAACACTGAAGAACCAATGTGTATTGCCGGTGTGTTCGGTGGACTGGAATCAGGTGTTACTGAACATACAACAGATGTATTCCTGGAATCGGCAACTTTCCATCCGACTTGGATCCGTAAGAGTGCACGCCGCTTCGGCTTGAATACCGATGCTTCTTTCCGTTATGAACGTGGCTTGGACCCGAATGTGACGATTTATATCCTGAAATATGCGGCTTTGCTGGTAAAGGAACTGGCAGGCGGAACCATTACGGGTGACATCCAGGATGTTTATCCAACCGTATTTAATCCGTATAAGGTAGATATTACATATGATAAGATCAACTCGCTGACAGGAAAAGTCATTCCGGTAGAAACGGTAAAGAGTATTCTCGACAGCCTGGAAATGAAGATTACAAACGAAACAGCCGAAGGCCTGAGCCTGGAAGTTCCGGTTTACCGTATCGACGTACAGCGCGATGTCGACGTGATTGAAGACATCCTGCGTATTTATGGATATAATAACATCGAGTTCAGTGATCATGTCAAGTCAAACTTGAGCTATCAGACACCGACCGACCACAGCTACAAGATGCAGAACCTGATTTCTGAGCAATTGTGTGGTTGCGGTTTCAATGAAATCCTGAATAATTCACTGACCCGCTCGGCTTATTATGACAAGCTGACTACTTATCCGGCCGATCATTGTGTGATGGTGATGAATCCGCTGAGTGCTGACCTGAACTGCATGCGTCAGACATTACTGTTCGGTGGTCTGGAAAGTATCGAGCATAACATCAAACGGAAGAAAGGAAATATCCGTTTCTATGAGTTCGGCAATTGCTACGATTATAACAAGGCAAACAAGAAAGAAGACCAGATCTTGAGTGAATTCAGCGAAGATTATCGCCTGGCCTTGTGGTTGTGTGGTAATCGGGTAGAAAACAACTGGGCGCATCCGAACGAGAAATCATCTGTTTACGAACTGAAAGCCTATGTAGAAAATGTGCTGGTTCGCTTGGGTGTGAACCTGAAGAAAGTTGTCGTAGCTAATCTGACGAGCGATATCTACGATGCGGCTCTGAGCTACACGACGCAGTCGGGCAAGCTGTTGGGCACCATGGGTATTGTCAGCCATAAGATTTGCAAGGCAATGGATATTGATACCGAAGTCTACTTTGCCGAATTCTCGTGGAACCTGCTGATGAAGGAAACGAAGAAGAACAAGGTGACTTATTCGGATCTGTCGAAGTTCCCGGCTGTTAAGCGTGACCTGGCCTTGTTGCTGGATAAGAGTGTTCAGTTTGCCGAAATCCAGAAGATTGCTCAGGACAGCGAACGCAAGCTGCTGAAAGAAGTAACGTTGTTTGATGTGTATGAAGGAAAGAATCTGCCGGCAGGTAAGAAATCGTATGCAGTCAGCTTCTATCTGCAGGATGAAACAAAGACATTAAACGATAAGCAGATCGACGCCATCATGAAGAAGATCCAGACAAACCTGGAACAGAAGCTGGGTGCGCAGCTGCGATAA
- a CDS encoding Nramp family divalent metal transporter: protein MNILEKLKRNHHPHSGALELLKYIGPGLLVTVGFIDPGNWATNLAAGSEFGYALLWVVTFSSIMLIIIQHNVAHLGIVTGLCLSEATTQYLPKKLSRPILISAMMASISTSLAEILGGAIALKMLFSIPIKAGAVIVTLACLLMLLSNTYSKIERWIIMFVSIIGLSFLYELALVDVNWQEAAVGWIKPSFPDHSLLIVMSVLGAVVMPHNLFLHSEVIQSRKWNLEDKTVIHKQLKYEFYDTLLSMVIGWGINSAMIILAASTFFQEKIAVSELDQAQQLLVPLVGNNAGVIFAVALLMAGISSTITSGIAGASIFAGIFGEAYHHKDIHSKIGVLCSFLPALLLIFVVDDPFRGLILSQMVLSIQLPITIFTQVYLTSSKKVMGEFANSRLTNIVLLILGTIVSLLNLFLLIQLIIG, encoded by the coding sequence ATGAATATACTGGAAAAGCTCAAGCGCAATCATCATCCGCATTCAGGAGCACTCGAACTGCTGAAATATATCGGTCCCGGACTACTTGTTACCGTCGGTTTCATTGATCCGGGCAACTGGGCAACCAACCTGGCCGCAGGTTCTGAATTTGGTTATGCTCTTCTCTGGGTCGTGACCTTTTCTTCCATCATGCTCATCATCATCCAGCACAATGTGGCCCACTTGGGCATTGTCACCGGACTGTGTTTATCTGAAGCGACAACCCAATATCTGCCCAAAAAGCTCAGCCGGCCCATCCTGATTTCTGCTATGATGGCCAGCATTTCCACTTCGCTCGCCGAAATATTAGGCGGCGCCATTGCCTTGAAGATGCTGTTCAGTATTCCTATCAAAGCGGGAGCTGTCATCGTAACACTGGCGTGCCTGCTGATGCTTCTCAGCAATACTTACAGCAAAATCGAACGCTGGATCATCATGTTTGTTTCCATCATCGGCCTTTCCTTTTTATATGAACTGGCGTTGGTCGACGTCAACTGGCAAGAAGCTGCCGTTGGCTGGATCAAGCCGTCGTTTCCGGATCATTCATTGCTGATCGTGATGAGTGTCTTGGGTGCCGTCGTGATGCCCCATAACCTGTTTCTGCATTCCGAAGTCATACAGAGCCGGAAATGGAATCTGGAAGACAAGACCGTCATACACAAGCAGCTCAAATACGAATTCTATGATACGCTGTTATCAATGGTTATCGGCTGGGGTATTAATTCGGCCATGATTATCCTGGCGGCTTCGACCTTCTTTCAGGAGAAAATAGCTGTCAGCGAACTGGACCAGGCACAACAGCTGCTTGTTCCGCTCGTTGGCAACAACGCCGGCGTTATCTTTGCTGTCGCGCTGCTGATGGCCGGAATTTCATCTACCATCACATCCGGCATTGCTGGCGCTTCCATCTTTGCCGGTATCTTCGGCGAAGCCTATCACCACAAGGATATTCACTCCAAAATCGGTGTGCTCTGTTCTTTCCTGCCGGCGCTGCTTTTGATTTTCGTTGTCGATGATCCTTTCCGCGGACTCATTCTTTCGCAAATGGTACTGAGTATTCAATTACCAATTACTATCTTTACCCAGGTTTATCTGACCTCCAGCAAAAAGGTCATGGGTGAATTTGCCAACAGCCGGTTAACGAATATCGTATTACTCATTTTAGGCACCATCGTCAGTCTGCTTAATCTGTTCTTGCTGATCCAGCTGATTATCGGCTGA
- a CDS encoding helix-turn-helix domain-containing protein, which translates to MELSKLASISSIHYEETDLAFLRPLPQMLSCGIQLVCIRGEALVSTGAQRFSLKPMSELIFWSGSIMQLLESSDDFKVRLLLYPQSLFLKVAVTLDTTYFNYIREFPYFEHGKDGRLESWNSVNLWMDMAKMLFAENPGPFTERLSENYLQSMLMWIFSSIPEQYVSATESYTRKQVLFHRFMHLIHEYALKEHQVSFYAEKLCISTRYLCAITASHSQGKTPKQLIDEQLSAEVMVQLNRLDLSLSEIAAVCSFPDSSYLSRFFKKITGVSPNEYRSKRISGNGL; encoded by the coding sequence ATGGAACTATCAAAACTGGCTTCAATTTCTTCCATTCATTATGAAGAGACAGACCTGGCATTTCTCCGGCCTTTGCCGCAGATGCTTTCGTGTGGCATCCAATTGGTTTGTATCCGGGGTGAAGCCTTGGTATCGACAGGCGCGCAGCGTTTCTCCTTGAAACCGATGTCCGAGCTGATATTCTGGAGCGGAAGTATCATGCAACTATTGGAATCGTCAGACGATTTCAAAGTCCGCCTCCTGCTGTATCCGCAATCGTTGTTCCTGAAAGTAGCGGTCACGCTGGATACGACCTATTTTAATTACATCCGTGAGTTCCCCTATTTTGAGCATGGAAAAGACGGACGTCTGGAAAGTTGGAACTCCGTGAATTTGTGGATGGACATGGCAAAGATGCTGTTTGCGGAAAATCCTGGCCCCTTTACGGAACGATTGTCTGAAAACTATCTGCAAAGTATGCTGATGTGGATCTTTTCCTCCATTCCGGAGCAGTATGTTTCAGCCACCGAATCCTATACAAGGAAACAAGTACTTTTTCACCGGTTCATGCATCTGATACACGAATATGCCCTCAAGGAACACCAGGTTTCCTTTTATGCGGAGAAACTCTGCATATCAACCCGGTATTTATGTGCGATCACCGCGTCGCACTCGCAAGGAAAGACTCCTAAGCAGTTGATTGACGAACAATTGTCGGCCGAAGTCATGGTACAACTGAATAGGCTGGATTTGTCATTATCCGAAATTGCCGCTGTCTGTAGCTTCCCTGATTCGTCGTATTTGAGCCGCTTTTTCAAGAAAATAACCGGTGTCTCACCGAACGAATACCGGTCGAAGAGAATTTCAGGGAACGGACTTTAA
- a CDS encoding response regulator transcription factor yields MITKQNPHILVVDDEEDLCEILKFNLETEGYTVDTAYSAEEALTLNLTDYDLLLLDVMMGEISGFKLASMLKKNEKTAHIPIIFLTAKDTENDMLTGFNLGADDYISKPFSIKQVQARVKAVLRRSLEEKKPVNENILTYNTLKLDTQRIKATINGEEVALTKKEFEILKLLLENINHVFSREEILSRVWKDEVYVLDRTIDVNITRLRKKIGEYGKNIVTRLGFGYCFEG; encoded by the coding sequence ATGATAACAAAACAGAATCCTCATATTCTTGTCGTCGACGATGAAGAAGATTTGTGTGAAATCTTAAAGTTCAATCTCGAAACAGAAGGCTACACAGTCGATACAGCCTACAGCGCCGAAGAAGCGCTTACGTTGAACCTGACAGATTACGACCTGCTGCTGCTCGACGTCATGATGGGAGAAATATCGGGTTTCAAGCTGGCCAGCATGTTGAAGAAAAACGAAAAGACAGCTCATATTCCCATTATATTCCTGACGGCCAAAGATACTGAAAACGATATGCTGACAGGTTTCAACCTGGGTGCCGACGATTATATTTCCAAACCTTTCTCTATCAAGCAGGTGCAGGCCCGCGTCAAAGCCGTGTTGAGAAGAAGTCTGGAAGAAAAGAAGCCTGTCAATGAAAATATCCTGACATACAACACCCTGAAGCTGGACACGCAGCGCATCAAAGCGACAATCAATGGCGAAGAAGTGGCACTGACCAAAAAGGAATTTGAAATTCTGAAACTGCTGCTCGAGAATATCAATCATGTGTTCTCCCGCGAGGAAATCCTCTCGCGCGTGTGGAAAGACGAAGTCTATGTTCTTGACCGGACCATCGACGTCAACATTACCCGCCTGCGTAAGAAAATCGGTGAATACGGGAAAAATATCGTAACACGCCTGGGTTTCGGTTACTGTTTTGAAGGCTAA